A single Acropora palmata chromosome 5, jaAcrPala1.3, whole genome shotgun sequence DNA region contains:
- the LOC141881319 gene encoding protein white-like isoform X2: MADHSCSPICSARSEPQANTSGYSNYIDAEVSSVDSALSDSSEDGEIHTSRPDSILGYEGVKQQVSICWENIDVFVEVSRPSFLKRLCFDKQYQETAKVKQVLCNVNGKVEAGTLLAVMGASGAGKSTLMNVLAHRNISQMEIRGTVKLNNCPIQSEITSISAYIQQEDLFVGSLTVKEHLTFQAFLRMGKQFSDQQRMARVNEVIQQLGLTKCAETYIGIPGRLRGISGGEKKRLSFASEVITDPPLLFADEPTSGLDSFMAESLVAALQQLAAQGRTIICTIHQPSSEVYAMFDSLGYPCPVNFNPADHFVHTLANVPGDKQNCHERVQDICNAFSANEARESQTDTTRTQDSFCDHAARFPRSPYKVPWCKQFCAVLWRSWLTNNRDSLLMRVRLYQMVFIGLVIGVCFFQVKYDQYGIQNIFGALFFMVSMVSFPLIASVVFTFPEERSVFLREHHNGMYRTDVYFLSKSIAQIPQVFVAPLLLVSIGYWMIGLRPEPLRFFYAYGILALVAVDSASYAYLISTASPTSSVAIAINGPLTLPLMLLGGFFVNNITIPKWLSWVQRISWFSYAYEALVVNQWDNYGNITCNTTSATRSNIPCLSNGHEVIESRGFNKDNLLYDIYGLLVLLAGFTSLAYLFLLWSSFKKP, translated from the exons ATGGCAGATCACTCTTGTTCGCCGATTTGTAGCGCTCGTAGTGAACCACAAGCTAATACTAGTGGTTACTCTAACTATATTGACGCTGAAGTAAGTTCTGTTGATAGCGCACTATCAGACAGTTCAGAAGATGGTGAGATTCACACTAGTCGGCCAGATAGCATCCTCGGTTACGAAGGCGTGAAACAGCAAGTATCAATTTGTTGGGAAAATATCGATGTCTTTGTTGAGGTTTCCAGGCCTTCGTTCCTGAAACGCTTGTGTTTCGACAAGCAATATCAGGAGACAGCGAAAGTCAAGCAGGTTCTGTGTAACG TAAATGGAAAGGTTGAGGCTGGCACCTTGTTAGCTGTAATGGGGGCAAG cGGCGCAGGCAAATCAACCCTTATGAATGTCCTGGCACATCGTAATATCAGTCAGATGGAAATAAGGGGGACTGTAAAACTGAACAATTGTCCGATTCAATCAGAAATTACTTCTATCTCTGCTTATATTCAACAAGAAGATCTGTTTGTGGGCTCGCTTACAGTGAAAGAACATCTAACTTTTCAG GCTTTCCTACGTATGGGAAAACAATTTTCCGATCAACAACGGATGGCACGAGTCAATGAAGTGATACAACAG CTCGGCCTCACAAAATGCGCTGAAACGTATATTGGAATACCGGGAAGACTACGGGGAATTTCAGGCGGGGAAAAGAAAAGACTGTCATTTGCTTCAGAG GTGATTACAGATCCCCCGTTGCTATTTGCGGATGAACCAACTTCCGGTCTTGATTCATTTATGGCGGAAAGTTTAGTGGCAGCTCTGCAGCAGCTCGCTGCTCAAGGAAGAACGATCATCTGCACCATCCATCAACCGTCATCTGAGGTCTACGCCATGTTTGACAG CTTGGGATATCCCTGTCCTGTCAATTTCAATCCTGCTGATCACTTTGTTCATACTTTGGCAAATGTGCCCGGTGACAAACAGAATTGCCACGAGAGAGTTCAA GATATATGTAATGCTTTCAGTGCGAATGAAGCAAGGGAAAGCCAAACAGACACAACGAGAACGCAG gaCTCATTTTGTGATCATGCTGCAAGGTTTCCGCGTTCACC GTACAAAGTGCCGTGGTGCAAACAGTTTTGTGCTGTTCTGTGGCGATCGTGGCTCACCAATAATCGAGATTCACTCCTAATGCGAGTTAGACTTTATCAAATGGTG TTTATAGGCCTTGTGATAGGAGTCTGTTTCTTTCAAGTGAAATATGACCAATACGGAATTCAGAATATTTTTGGGGCGCTCTTCTTCATGGTATCAATGGTTTCGTTTCCTCTCATTGCGTCGGTGGTTTTT ACCTTTCCAGAGGAACGTTCCGTCTTTTTGCGAGAACATCACAATGGAATGTACCGAACAGATGTTTACTTTCTGTCCAAAAGTATAGCACAG ATTCCTCAGGTTTTTGTTGCTCCGCTATTGTTGGTTAGTATTGGTTATTGGATGATAG gTTTGAGACCAGAACCTCTGCGGTTTTTCTATGCATATGGAATACTTGCCCTGGTTGCTGTGGATTCTGCATCTTATG ctTACCTCATCTCAACAGCTTCGCCCACCTCATCTGTGGCCATTGCTATAAATGGTCCATTGACGCTTCCCCTCATGCTGCTGGGTGGGTTTTTTGTGAATAACAT AACAATACCAAAGTGGTTGTCATGGGTGCAGCGTATTTCGTGGTTCAGTTATGCATATGAGGCCTTAGTGGTAAATCAATGGGACAACTACGGAAATATAA CGTGCAACACCACCTCTGCAACTAGATCAAACATTCCTTGTCTTTCTAATGGACACGAAGTCATCGAGTCTCGCGGATTCAATAAG GATAACCTGCTTTATGATATATACGGCTTGCTGGTCTTGCTGGCTGGATTCACGTCCTTAGCATACTTGTTTTTGCTCTGGAGTTCGTTCAAGAAGCCTTGA
- the LOC141881319 gene encoding protein white-like isoform X3, whose protein sequence is MADHSCSPICSARSEPQANTSGYSNYIDAEVSSVDSALSDSSEDGEIHTSRPDSILGYEGVKQQVSICWENIDVFVEVSRPSFLKRLCFDKQYQETAKVKQVLCNVNGKVEAGTLLAVMGASGAGKSTLMNVLAHRNISQMEIRGTVKLNNCPIQSEITSISAYIQQEDLFVGSLTVKEHLTFQAFLRMGKQFSDQQRMARVNEVIQQVITDPPLLFADEPTSGLDSFMAESLVAALQQLAAQGRTIICTIHQPSSEVYAMFDSILLLAEGRTAFLGSRTDAIEHFTSLGYPCPVNFNPADHFVHTLANVPGDKQNCHERVQDICNAFSANEARESQTDTTRTQDSFCDHAARFPRSPYKVPWCKQFCAVLWRSWLTNNRDSLLMRVRLYQMVFIGLVIGVCFFQVKYDQYGIQNIFGALFFMVSMVSFPLIASVVFTFPEERSVFLREHHNGMYRTDVYFLSKSIAQIPQVFVAPLLLVSIGYWMIGLRPEPLRFFYAYGILALVAVDSASYAYLISTASPTSSVAIAINGPLTLPLMLLGGFFVNNITIPKWLSWVQRISWFSYAYEALVVNQWDNYGNITCNTTSATRSNIPCLSNGHEVIESRGFNKDNLLYDIYGLLVLLAGFTSLAYLFLLWSSFKKP, encoded by the exons ATGGCAGATCACTCTTGTTCGCCGATTTGTAGCGCTCGTAGTGAACCACAAGCTAATACTAGTGGTTACTCTAACTATATTGACGCTGAAGTAAGTTCTGTTGATAGCGCACTATCAGACAGTTCAGAAGATGGTGAGATTCACACTAGTCGGCCAGATAGCATCCTCGGTTACGAAGGCGTGAAACAGCAAGTATCAATTTGTTGGGAAAATATCGATGTCTTTGTTGAGGTTTCCAGGCCTTCGTTCCTGAAACGCTTGTGTTTCGACAAGCAATATCAGGAGACAGCGAAAGTCAAGCAGGTTCTGTGTAACG TAAATGGAAAGGTTGAGGCTGGCACCTTGTTAGCTGTAATGGGGGCAAG cGGCGCAGGCAAATCAACCCTTATGAATGTCCTGGCACATCGTAATATCAGTCAGATGGAAATAAGGGGGACTGTAAAACTGAACAATTGTCCGATTCAATCAGAAATTACTTCTATCTCTGCTTATATTCAACAAGAAGATCTGTTTGTGGGCTCGCTTACAGTGAAAGAACATCTAACTTTTCAG GCTTTCCTACGTATGGGAAAACAATTTTCCGATCAACAACGGATGGCACGAGTCAATGAAGTGATACAACAG GTGATTACAGATCCCCCGTTGCTATTTGCGGATGAACCAACTTCCGGTCTTGATTCATTTATGGCGGAAAGTTTAGTGGCAGCTCTGCAGCAGCTCGCTGCTCAAGGAAGAACGATCATCTGCACCATCCATCAACCGTCATCTGAGGTCTACGCCATGTTTGACAG CATCTTACTGTTGGCGGAAGGAAGAACAGCTTTCCTGGGTTCTAGAACTGATGCGATCGAACATTTCACCAG CTTGGGATATCCCTGTCCTGTCAATTTCAATCCTGCTGATCACTTTGTTCATACTTTGGCAAATGTGCCCGGTGACAAACAGAATTGCCACGAGAGAGTTCAA GATATATGTAATGCTTTCAGTGCGAATGAAGCAAGGGAAAGCCAAACAGACACAACGAGAACGCAG gaCTCATTTTGTGATCATGCTGCAAGGTTTCCGCGTTCACC GTACAAAGTGCCGTGGTGCAAACAGTTTTGTGCTGTTCTGTGGCGATCGTGGCTCACCAATAATCGAGATTCACTCCTAATGCGAGTTAGACTTTATCAAATGGTG TTTATAGGCCTTGTGATAGGAGTCTGTTTCTTTCAAGTGAAATATGACCAATACGGAATTCAGAATATTTTTGGGGCGCTCTTCTTCATGGTATCAATGGTTTCGTTTCCTCTCATTGCGTCGGTGGTTTTT ACCTTTCCAGAGGAACGTTCCGTCTTTTTGCGAGAACATCACAATGGAATGTACCGAACAGATGTTTACTTTCTGTCCAAAAGTATAGCACAG ATTCCTCAGGTTTTTGTTGCTCCGCTATTGTTGGTTAGTATTGGTTATTGGATGATAG gTTTGAGACCAGAACCTCTGCGGTTTTTCTATGCATATGGAATACTTGCCCTGGTTGCTGTGGATTCTGCATCTTATG ctTACCTCATCTCAACAGCTTCGCCCACCTCATCTGTGGCCATTGCTATAAATGGTCCATTGACGCTTCCCCTCATGCTGCTGGGTGGGTTTTTTGTGAATAACAT AACAATACCAAAGTGGTTGTCATGGGTGCAGCGTATTTCGTGGTTCAGTTATGCATATGAGGCCTTAGTGGTAAATCAATGGGACAACTACGGAAATATAA CGTGCAACACCACCTCTGCAACTAGATCAAACATTCCTTGTCTTTCTAATGGACACGAAGTCATCGAGTCTCGCGGATTCAATAAG GATAACCTGCTTTATGATATATACGGCTTGCTGGTCTTGCTGGCTGGATTCACGTCCTTAGCATACTTGTTTTTGCTCTGGAGTTCGTTCAAGAAGCCTTGA
- the LOC141881319 gene encoding protein white-like isoform X1 gives MADHSCSPICSARSEPQANTSGYSNYIDAEVSSVDSALSDSSEDGEIHTSRPDSILGYEGVKQQVSICWENIDVFVEVSRPSFLKRLCFDKQYQETAKVKQVLCNVNGKVEAGTLLAVMGASGAGKSTLMNVLAHRNISQMEIRGTVKLNNCPIQSEITSISAYIQQEDLFVGSLTVKEHLTFQAFLRMGKQFSDQQRMARVNEVIQQLGLTKCAETYIGIPGRLRGISGGEKKRLSFASEVITDPPLLFADEPTSGLDSFMAESLVAALQQLAAQGRTIICTIHQPSSEVYAMFDSILLLAEGRTAFLGSRTDAIEHFTSLGYPCPVNFNPADHFVHTLANVPGDKQNCHERVQDICNAFSANEARESQTDTTRTQDSFCDHAARFPRSPYKVPWCKQFCAVLWRSWLTNNRDSLLMRVRLYQMVFIGLVIGVCFFQVKYDQYGIQNIFGALFFMVSMVSFPLIASVVFTFPEERSVFLREHHNGMYRTDVYFLSKSIAQIPQVFVAPLLLVSIGYWMIGLRPEPLRFFYAYGILALVAVDSASYAYLISTASPTSSVAIAINGPLTLPLMLLGGFFVNNITIPKWLSWVQRISWFSYAYEALVVNQWDNYGNITCNTTSATRSNIPCLSNGHEVIESRGFNKDNLLYDIYGLLVLLAGFTSLAYLFLLWSSFKKP, from the exons ATGGCAGATCACTCTTGTTCGCCGATTTGTAGCGCTCGTAGTGAACCACAAGCTAATACTAGTGGTTACTCTAACTATATTGACGCTGAAGTAAGTTCTGTTGATAGCGCACTATCAGACAGTTCAGAAGATGGTGAGATTCACACTAGTCGGCCAGATAGCATCCTCGGTTACGAAGGCGTGAAACAGCAAGTATCAATTTGTTGGGAAAATATCGATGTCTTTGTTGAGGTTTCCAGGCCTTCGTTCCTGAAACGCTTGTGTTTCGACAAGCAATATCAGGAGACAGCGAAAGTCAAGCAGGTTCTGTGTAACG TAAATGGAAAGGTTGAGGCTGGCACCTTGTTAGCTGTAATGGGGGCAAG cGGCGCAGGCAAATCAACCCTTATGAATGTCCTGGCACATCGTAATATCAGTCAGATGGAAATAAGGGGGACTGTAAAACTGAACAATTGTCCGATTCAATCAGAAATTACTTCTATCTCTGCTTATATTCAACAAGAAGATCTGTTTGTGGGCTCGCTTACAGTGAAAGAACATCTAACTTTTCAG GCTTTCCTACGTATGGGAAAACAATTTTCCGATCAACAACGGATGGCACGAGTCAATGAAGTGATACAACAG CTCGGCCTCACAAAATGCGCTGAAACGTATATTGGAATACCGGGAAGACTACGGGGAATTTCAGGCGGGGAAAAGAAAAGACTGTCATTTGCTTCAGAG GTGATTACAGATCCCCCGTTGCTATTTGCGGATGAACCAACTTCCGGTCTTGATTCATTTATGGCGGAAAGTTTAGTGGCAGCTCTGCAGCAGCTCGCTGCTCAAGGAAGAACGATCATCTGCACCATCCATCAACCGTCATCTGAGGTCTACGCCATGTTTGACAG CATCTTACTGTTGGCGGAAGGAAGAACAGCTTTCCTGGGTTCTAGAACTGATGCGATCGAACATTTCACCAG CTTGGGATATCCCTGTCCTGTCAATTTCAATCCTGCTGATCACTTTGTTCATACTTTGGCAAATGTGCCCGGTGACAAACAGAATTGCCACGAGAGAGTTCAA GATATATGTAATGCTTTCAGTGCGAATGAAGCAAGGGAAAGCCAAACAGACACAACGAGAACGCAG gaCTCATTTTGTGATCATGCTGCAAGGTTTCCGCGTTCACC GTACAAAGTGCCGTGGTGCAAACAGTTTTGTGCTGTTCTGTGGCGATCGTGGCTCACCAATAATCGAGATTCACTCCTAATGCGAGTTAGACTTTATCAAATGGTG TTTATAGGCCTTGTGATAGGAGTCTGTTTCTTTCAAGTGAAATATGACCAATACGGAATTCAGAATATTTTTGGGGCGCTCTTCTTCATGGTATCAATGGTTTCGTTTCCTCTCATTGCGTCGGTGGTTTTT ACCTTTCCAGAGGAACGTTCCGTCTTTTTGCGAGAACATCACAATGGAATGTACCGAACAGATGTTTACTTTCTGTCCAAAAGTATAGCACAG ATTCCTCAGGTTTTTGTTGCTCCGCTATTGTTGGTTAGTATTGGTTATTGGATGATAG gTTTGAGACCAGAACCTCTGCGGTTTTTCTATGCATATGGAATACTTGCCCTGGTTGCTGTGGATTCTGCATCTTATG ctTACCTCATCTCAACAGCTTCGCCCACCTCATCTGTGGCCATTGCTATAAATGGTCCATTGACGCTTCCCCTCATGCTGCTGGGTGGGTTTTTTGTGAATAACAT AACAATACCAAAGTGGTTGTCATGGGTGCAGCGTATTTCGTGGTTCAGTTATGCATATGAGGCCTTAGTGGTAAATCAATGGGACAACTACGGAAATATAA CGTGCAACACCACCTCTGCAACTAGATCAAACATTCCTTGTCTTTCTAATGGACACGAAGTCATCGAGTCTCGCGGATTCAATAAG GATAACCTGCTTTATGATATATACGGCTTGCTGGTCTTGCTGGCTGGATTCACGTCCTTAGCATACTTGTTTTTGCTCTGGAGTTCGTTCAAGAAGCCTTGA
- the LOC141881319 gene encoding protein white-like isoform X4, with the protein MADHSCSPICSARSEPQANTSGYSNYIDAEVSSVDSALSDSSEDGEIHTSRPDSILGYEGVKQQVSICWENIDVFVEVSRPSFLKRLCFDKQYQETAKVKQVLCNVNGKVEAGTLLAVMGASGAGKSTLMNVLAHRNISQMEIRGTVKLNNCPIQSEITSISAYIQQEDLFVGSLTVKEHLTFQAFLRMGKQFSDQQRMARVNEVIQQLGLTKCAETYIGIPGRLRGISGGEKKRLSFASEVITDPPLLFADEPTSGLDSFMAESLVAALQQLAAQGRTIICTIHQPSSEVYAMFDSILLLAEGRTAFLGSRTDAIEHFTSLGYPCPVNFNPADHFVHTLANVPGDKQNCHERVQDICNAFSANEARESQTDTTRTQDSFCDHAARFPRSPYKVPWCKQFCAVLWRSWLTNNRDSLLMRVRLYQMVTFPEERSVFLREHHNGMYRTDVYFLSKSIAQIPQVFVAPLLLVSIGYWMIGLRPEPLRFFYAYGILALVAVDSASYAYLISTASPTSSVAIAINGPLTLPLMLLGGFFVNNITIPKWLSWVQRISWFSYAYEALVVNQWDNYGNITCNTTSATRSNIPCLSNGHEVIESRGFNKDNLLYDIYGLLVLLAGFTSLAYLFLLWSSFKKP; encoded by the exons ATGGCAGATCACTCTTGTTCGCCGATTTGTAGCGCTCGTAGTGAACCACAAGCTAATACTAGTGGTTACTCTAACTATATTGACGCTGAAGTAAGTTCTGTTGATAGCGCACTATCAGACAGTTCAGAAGATGGTGAGATTCACACTAGTCGGCCAGATAGCATCCTCGGTTACGAAGGCGTGAAACAGCAAGTATCAATTTGTTGGGAAAATATCGATGTCTTTGTTGAGGTTTCCAGGCCTTCGTTCCTGAAACGCTTGTGTTTCGACAAGCAATATCAGGAGACAGCGAAAGTCAAGCAGGTTCTGTGTAACG TAAATGGAAAGGTTGAGGCTGGCACCTTGTTAGCTGTAATGGGGGCAAG cGGCGCAGGCAAATCAACCCTTATGAATGTCCTGGCACATCGTAATATCAGTCAGATGGAAATAAGGGGGACTGTAAAACTGAACAATTGTCCGATTCAATCAGAAATTACTTCTATCTCTGCTTATATTCAACAAGAAGATCTGTTTGTGGGCTCGCTTACAGTGAAAGAACATCTAACTTTTCAG GCTTTCCTACGTATGGGAAAACAATTTTCCGATCAACAACGGATGGCACGAGTCAATGAAGTGATACAACAG CTCGGCCTCACAAAATGCGCTGAAACGTATATTGGAATACCGGGAAGACTACGGGGAATTTCAGGCGGGGAAAAGAAAAGACTGTCATTTGCTTCAGAG GTGATTACAGATCCCCCGTTGCTATTTGCGGATGAACCAACTTCCGGTCTTGATTCATTTATGGCGGAAAGTTTAGTGGCAGCTCTGCAGCAGCTCGCTGCTCAAGGAAGAACGATCATCTGCACCATCCATCAACCGTCATCTGAGGTCTACGCCATGTTTGACAG CATCTTACTGTTGGCGGAAGGAAGAACAGCTTTCCTGGGTTCTAGAACTGATGCGATCGAACATTTCACCAG CTTGGGATATCCCTGTCCTGTCAATTTCAATCCTGCTGATCACTTTGTTCATACTTTGGCAAATGTGCCCGGTGACAAACAGAATTGCCACGAGAGAGTTCAA GATATATGTAATGCTTTCAGTGCGAATGAAGCAAGGGAAAGCCAAACAGACACAACGAGAACGCAG gaCTCATTTTGTGATCATGCTGCAAGGTTTCCGCGTTCACC GTACAAAGTGCCGTGGTGCAAACAGTTTTGTGCTGTTCTGTGGCGATCGTGGCTCACCAATAATCGAGATTCACTCCTAATGCGAGTTAGACTTTATCAAATGGTG ACCTTTCCAGAGGAACGTTCCGTCTTTTTGCGAGAACATCACAATGGAATGTACCGAACAGATGTTTACTTTCTGTCCAAAAGTATAGCACAG ATTCCTCAGGTTTTTGTTGCTCCGCTATTGTTGGTTAGTATTGGTTATTGGATGATAG gTTTGAGACCAGAACCTCTGCGGTTTTTCTATGCATATGGAATACTTGCCCTGGTTGCTGTGGATTCTGCATCTTATG ctTACCTCATCTCAACAGCTTCGCCCACCTCATCTGTGGCCATTGCTATAAATGGTCCATTGACGCTTCCCCTCATGCTGCTGGGTGGGTTTTTTGTGAATAACAT AACAATACCAAAGTGGTTGTCATGGGTGCAGCGTATTTCGTGGTTCAGTTATGCATATGAGGCCTTAGTGGTAAATCAATGGGACAACTACGGAAATATAA CGTGCAACACCACCTCTGCAACTAGATCAAACATTCCTTGTCTTTCTAATGGACACGAAGTCATCGAGTCTCGCGGATTCAATAAG GATAACCTGCTTTATGATATATACGGCTTGCTGGTCTTGCTGGCTGGATTCACGTCCTTAGCATACTTGTTTTTGCTCTGGAGTTCGTTCAAGAAGCCTTGA